A genomic window from Silene latifolia isolate original U9 population chromosome Y, ASM4854445v1, whole genome shotgun sequence includes:
- the LOC141629697 gene encoding protein FAR1-RELATED SEQUENCE 5-like, with protein MSTSDAPTSSSTNNSFKTPRTRIETLNALQYIPFCPEEKKSKVGQVFEKLESAELFYKEYCTICGFTPRLATPKRIKGNELPNSFASRNVFCNRQGVKESRKRKRTDTDTDTADNDAQSDVTDISRVRPITRIECRALVQFKYQENGTYIVTRFGEAHNHPLASPESTIFLKENRKMTEVQKQFVTKVKVLKLGGVKAYRGWKELCGVYENIGATEVDFKNFVRDIKTYIGNFYAQMFVENLIGKKDTCSSFYFDFIVDENKCLRVFWRIRSA; from the coding sequence ATGAGTACAAGTGATGCACCTACGTCTTCTTCTACAAATAACAGCTTTAAAACACCAAGAACAAGAATTGAAACATTAAATGCACTCCAGTACATTCCATTCTGTCCAGAGGAAAAGAAATCTAAAGTAGGACAAGTATTCGAAAAATTGGAATCAGCAGAGTTATTCTACAAAGAATATTGTACAATCTGTGGGTTTACGCCAAGACTTGCAACACCAAAAAGGATTAAAGGCAATGAGTTACCAAACAGTTTTGCATCAAGGAATGTTTTCTGTAATAGGCAAGGTGTAAAGGAAAGTAGGAAAAGGAAGAGGACTGATACTGATACAGATACTGCTGACAATGATGCACAATCTGATGTGACAGACATAAGCCGTGTGAGGCCGATTACAAGAATTGAATGTCGTGCATTAGTGCAGTTCAAATACCAAGAAAATGGAACTTATATTGTTACCAGATTCGGTGAAGCCCATAACCATCCACTTGCTTCGCCTGAATCTACAATATTCTTGAAAGAAAACCGAAAAATGACAGAGGTACAGAAACAATTTGTCACAAAGGTAAAGGTGCTAAAACTAGGTGGTGTGAAAGCCTATAGAGGTTGGAAGGAGCTGTGTGGAGTTTACGAGAACATTGGTGCTACTGAGGTTGATTTCAAAAACTTTGTCAGGGACATAAAAACCTACATTGGTAATTTTTATGCACAAATGTTTGTTGAGAATCTTATTGGGAAAAAAGACACATGCagttcattttactttgattttatagTAGATGAAAACAAGTGCCTTCGAGTGTTTTGGCGGATCCGATCCGCATAA
- the LOC141629699 gene encoding protein FAR1-RELATED SEQUENCE 5-like, giving the protein MLFGEVLSADATYGTNKYDMVFVPFTRVDHHKRYITFGAGLIGDESIKCYTWLFKTFIEAMGGYQPRIIITDHDKSMKSVVPEVFKESTHRLCKWHIMKKLREKVSYQLIQDEDFKTRLNRCVWNNQLEPDEFEELWGKIMIDYQLVEHEWFSDFYDLREQWIPAYFKDVSMSGLMRVTSRSESENCFFDRFLTPHLTLVEFWVCYESALEAQRHKQSKLNSDNKHSEIPRKTKSNLEVNASEIYSHNIFKNFQTELVAALSDCRFKDVEKIDETKIYTLTDLQMPNKSWNVAYSPGNMDITCSCSMFQRMGLLCRHCLLILHNQDFQKIPEQYIMKIWTIGAMSKLAFDKDGKLIDVSQKFSDRKSLSTELWQEVYSCVSVAECDDNDMKLLIEKLRDIRLDMISNRSVPAKKKDKMKEIEKYVGYDDDEGDESDDVEYDNGEDESDNKVEGANF; this is encoded by the exons ATGCTATTCGGTGAGGTGTTATCAGCAGATGCTACATATggaacaaacaagtacgatatggtgTTTGTGCCTTTCACAAGAGTTGATCACCACAAAAGGTACATAACCTTTGGAGCTGGGTTGATAGGTGATGAAAGTATTAAGTGTTACACATGGCTGTTTAAGACATTTATAGAAGCAATGGGCGGGTACCAGCCGAGAATTATAATTACTGATCATGACAAATCAATGAAGTCGGTAGTCCCGGAAGTGTTTAAGGAGTCAACACACAGACTGTGCAAGTGGCACATAATGAAGAAACTAAGAGAAAAGGTCAGTTATCAACTAATTCAAGATGAGGATTTTAAGACCAGGCTCAAtaggtgtgtttggaacaaccaacTTGAGCCTGATGAATTCGAAGAACTATGGGGGAAGATAATGATTGATTATCAACTTGTAGAACACGAGTGGTTTTCAGATTTTTACGATCTCAGGGAACAGTGGATCCCTGCCTATTTTAAAGATGTTTCAATGTCTGGCTTGATGAGGGTTACTTCTAGGTCTGAGAGTGAAAACTGTTTCTTTGACAGGTTCCTCACACCTCATTTGACCCTTGTTGAGTTTTGGGTGTGCTATGAGAGTGCCTTAGAAGCACAAAGACACAAGCAGTCCAAGTTGAACAGTGACAACAAACACTCTGAAATCCCACGGAAAACAAAGTCAAACCTTGAAGTCAATGCTTCTGAAATATACTCGCACAACATTTTCAAAAACTTCCAAACAGAATTGGTTGCAGCTTTGTCTGATTGCCGTTTTAAAGATGTggagaagattgatgagacaaaaatatATACTCTAACAGACTTGCAGATGCCAAATAAGTCATGGAACGTAGCATATTCACCAGGTAACATGGATATTACTTGTTCATGTTCTATGTTTCAGAGAATGGGCTTGTTGTGCAGGCACTGCCTTTTGATTCTACACAACCAAGATTTTCAGAAAATACCAGAACAGTACATAATGAAAATATGGACAATAGGTGCAATGAGTAAGCTTGCCTTTGATAAAGATGGAAAACTGATAGATGTCTCTCAAAAGTTTTCTGACCGGAAAAGTTTGAGTACTGAGCTGTGGCAAGAGGTTTATTCTTGTGTCAGCGTAGCTGAGTGTGATGATAATGACATGAAGCTTTTGATTGAAAAACTGAGAGATATTAGATTGGATATGATTAGTAACAGAAGTGTTCCagcaaagaagaaagacaagatgaaagaaatagaaaagtacGTGGGCT atgacgacgatgaaggagatgaatctgATGATGTGGAGTACGACAATGGAGAAGATGAATCTGATAACAAAGTGGAAGGTGCAAATTTTTGA